A genomic segment from Clarias gariepinus isolate MV-2021 ecotype Netherlands chromosome 11, CGAR_prim_01v2, whole genome shotgun sequence encodes:
- the LOC128533303 gene encoding uncharacterized protein LOC128533303 — MKTLLLLDIILYGILFPNTWAWSVHMPHSVYGLDKSCLVIQCTFSYSSYPPQDPYRIVWYQYVSSGYPLVFDNRSPNSVIERYRGRTSLYNRTYRDCSLLIENLSPSHHGDRIYTWIDPENVGWRTYKFYDVTTLIHVQSSAPKPSVATSGGCKIGESITVRCKTYHTCPTNPPFLSLSGIEKNIGTEDKLEKRPLDDGKWEITLIREGVVESETQEIECSVTHSGGLSASTNKTHNAKCDFQKPVISPTHDLAIEGIEKSFTCTVNHTCKKQKPNIIWNYRNMPVSVETQKGSNHSCETISTLKLKASQDDHGKILTCTSQTTDGEMSEHITLKVKKEENFFYVIIPVAAVLGTISLFGAACYFVIKKYKIQIQELESRSPNRVLSRLSRMSRR; from the exons ATGAAAACATTGCTGCTACTGGATATAATACTTTACG GCATCCTGTTTCCAAACACCTGGGCCTGGTCAGTACACATGCCTCACAGTGTTTATGGCCTAGACAAATCTTGTCTTGTTATCCAATGTACATTCTCCTATTCATCCTATCCACCTCAAGATCCTTACCGGATAGTATGGTATCAGTATGTTAGCAGTGGATATCCTCTGGTATTTGACAATCGAAGCCCTAATTCAGTGATTGAAAGGTACAGAGGAAGAACCAGCTTATATAATAGGACATATagggactgtagtctactgatCGAGAACCTTAGTCCTTCCCACCATGGAGACAGAATATATACTTGGATTGACCCTGAAAATGTTGGATGGAGAACTTACAAATTCTATGATGTCACTACACTAATTCATGTTCAGT CATCTGCACCAAAGCCCAGTGTTGCCACGTCTGGCGGATGTAAAATTGGGGAAAGCATCACAGTGAGGTGCAAAACATATCACACCTGCCCTACCAACCCCCCTTTTCTAAGTCTGAGTgggatagaaaaaaatattggaacagAAGACAAATTGGAAAAGCGACCCCTTGATGACGGCAAGTGGGAAATCACACTAATACGTGAAGGGGTTGTTGAGTCTGAAACACAGGAGATTGAATGTTCTGTTACACACAGTGGTGGCCTCTCTGCATCCACTAACAAAACACATAATGCAAAGT gTGACTTTCAAAAACCTGTAATAAGTCCAACCCATGATCTGGCTATAGAAGGGATTGAGAAAAGCTTCACTTGTACTGTGAACCACACATGTAAAAAGCAGAAGCCAAACATAATATGGAATTACAGGAACATGCCAGTTTCTGTTGAAACACAAAAGGGTTCCAACCACAGTTGTGAAACAATTTCCACTTTAAAACTAAAAGCATCCCAGGATGACCACGGAAAGATTTTAACATGCACATCTCAAACTACAGATGGAGAGATGTCAGAGCATATTACTTTAAAAGTCAAAA AGGAGGAGAATTTCTTCTACGTCATTATTCCTGTAGCTGCTGTACTCGGGACCATCAGTTTATTTGGAGCAGCATGTTATTTTGTGATCAAGAAATACAA GATACAGATCCAAGAGCTTGAATCTAGAAGTCCAAATCG GGTATTGAGTCGTCTCTCCAGAATGTCTCGCAGGTAA